ACTCACTCACGATGATCTCGCTGACCGTAAACGCTATCTAAACGCCCGTACCACATTACGCACACTGCTCGATTTAAACGTCATTCCCATCATCAATGAAAATGACACGGTGGTGACCGACGAAATCCGTTTTGGCGACAACGATACCTTGGGTGCATTGGTGGCAAACCTGATTGAAGCGGATGCCCTGATCATCTTAACCGACCAGCAAGGCCTTTATTCGGCAGACCCGCGCAAAGATCCGCATGCCCGTTTTATTCATTTTGAAACCGCGGGTAATCCCGAATTGGAAAATATGGCGGGCGGTGCGGGCAGTGCCGTTGGTACTGGCGGCATGCTCACCAAAATTCTGGCCGCTAAGCGTGCAGCGAATAGCGGCGCGCACACTGTGATCGCCTCTGGTCGTGAGCCTGAGGTGCTGCTGCGATTAAGTCTGGGCGAGGCCATTGGCACCCACTTGCAAGCGGTAAAAATGAAAACACTGGCCAAAAAACAATGGTTGGCCGATCATCTACGGGTCGGCGGTAAATTGGTCCTCGATGATGGCGCAGTCAATGTATTGGTCAAGGACGGTAAAAGCTTGTTGCCAATAGGCGTGGTGGAGGTCGTTGGCCATTTTGAGCGCGGTGATGTGGTGGCGTGTGTGGATGCTGCCGGTAAAGAATGGGCGCGTGGTATTGTCAATTATAATGCCAACGAAGTTGGTCGTATCAAGCGAAAAGCCAGCCATGAAATCGAGCATGTCTTGGGCTATGTTGAAGAAAAAGAATTGATACATCGGGATAATCTGGTCTTGATTTAATGCTGACCAGACACCCAACTAGATGAATAAATTGTATTGAGTAAATAAGGCAGCGTGATGAGTAAACCTTTGGTAGCCATTATTATGGGATCGGACAGTGATTGGCCGGTAATGAAAAATGCGGCACAAATGCTGGCTGACTTTGGCGTTGCGTATGAAGCGCGCGTCGTCTCCGCGCACCGTACGCCAGATCTCATGTTCGAGTTTGCAGAGACTGCGATCGCGCAGGGCTTTCAAGTGATTATCGCTGGCGCCGGTGGTGCAGCGCACTTGCCGGGCATGATAGCGGCAAAGACCACATTGCCTGTGTTGGGGGTGCCGGTACCTTCTAAGCATCTGCAAGGTCAGGACTCGTTACTGTCCATTGTGCAAATGCCTAAAGGGATTCCAGTGGCAACTTTTGCCATTGGTGATGCCGGTGCGGCCAATGCTGGTTTGTTTGCGGTGGCGATGTTGGCCAATCAAGATGCTGCGCTTGCAGAAAAACTGGCCACTTTCCGCAAAAAACAGGCGGAAAAAGTGCATGCCATGTCTTTGAGTGAACAACCATGACTGCCGCTATGATTCAACCATCGGCTATGCTCGGCATGCTGGGCGGCGGTCAATTGGGCCGCTTTTTCGTGACGGCTGCGCATGAAATGGGTTATAAGGTCACCGTTTTAGACCCTGATATAAAAAGTCCTGCCGGCATGATTGCCGACGTGCATCTGTGTGCTGCCTTTGATGACGCCGCGGCATTGAAAGTCATGGCGGACACTTGTCAGGCGATTTCTACTGAGTTTGAAAATGTGCCGGCTGAAACTTTGGCCACATTAGCAAAATCGACGATTGTGCATCCGAGTGCCGAGGCGGTTGCTATTGCCCAGCATCGCATCAAAGAAAAATCCTTTTTTAAAGCGTCAGGCTTACCGGTGGGGCCATTTGTGCCGGTCATGGCTGAGAGCGATTTGCCAGAAGATGGCGATATGTATCCTGCTGTGCTGAAGGTGGCGCGTTTTGGCTACGATGGCAAAGGTCAGGCTAGAGTCGCAAATCGCGAACAAGCGGTT
This Methylophilus medardicus DNA region includes the following protein-coding sequences:
- the proB gene encoding glutamate 5-kinase, with the translated sequence MGVSLIQNSKTLIVKVGSSLVTNNGQGLDKTAIAAWAQQISALVKQGKQVVLVSSGAVAEGMQRLGWKKRPVEVNALQAAAAVGQMGLVQMYEQCFAQHGLHTAQLLLTHDDLADRKRYLNARTTLRTLLDLNVIPIINENDTVVTDEIRFGDNDTLGALVANLIEADALIILTDQQGLYSADPRKDPHARFIHFETAGNPELENMAGGAGSAVGTGGMLTKILAAKRAANSGAHTVIASGREPEVLLRLSLGEAIGTHLQAVKMKTLAKKQWLADHLRVGGKLVLDDGAVNVLVKDGKSLLPIGVVEVVGHFERGDVVACVDAAGKEWARGIVNYNANEVGRIKRKASHEIEHVLGYVEEKELIHRDNLVLI
- the purE gene encoding 5-(carboxyamino)imidazole ribonucleotide mutase codes for the protein MSKPLVAIIMGSDSDWPVMKNAAQMLADFGVAYEARVVSAHRTPDLMFEFAETAIAQGFQVIIAGAGGAAHLPGMIAAKTTLPVLGVPVPSKHLQGQDSLLSIVQMPKGIPVATFAIGDAGAANAGLFAVAMLANQDAALAEKLATFRKKQAEKVHAMSLSEQP